The DNA region TTGGCAGTGTTTACATTTTTCCATTTATTTTCCATTTTTATTACAAATTTATTCCAAATTTAGTTTTATATTTTACAAATTATAGCCTTTAAATTCAATATATGCTAATATTATAAAGAGGTAAATTTATGAAAAGTTTAGCAATCATATTTTTTATTTTTGAATGTTTTGATATTTTTTTAAACAAAAGCGAGAATTTACAAGGCTTGATTTTAAGCTATGCTAAAAAATGGCGAAAATCTCCATTTTTATTTTTAATAACTCAGTTTAATTTTTTATTTTTGAGTTTTTGTATTTTTTGCTTAAATTTAAAAAGTCCTATTTTAATAACACTTTATTTCTTATATCTTTTTGATAGTTTATGCAAAGCTTATTTTTGTGCAAAAATTTCAAAAGGTGAATTAAAAGATGATATAAAATTTTTTCTATCAAGCGATGTTAAAATTCCACTTCAAACTAGATTTATATTTTCACTAAGTGTTACTTTTTTGTTTTATTTAGGTCTTTAAGCAAAGCCTTTTTAAAGCCTATAAAGAAAGTATTAAGTTAAATTTGACTAAAATAAACCTTGCATTGTAAAAAATGCAAACTTCAATTATATTGAAAATCTACATAAATTTATATTCTGATTTTAAAGAAGGACAGATGGAAAATAATACTAATAATAAAAAACAGCACACGCGAACACATATACCTGTTGATGGGCATAAAATAGAAGATTTAAGGATAATGGATATTGAATCTTTGGCTCAAATGGCAACTGAAATGGGTATAGAAAATCCAAGAGAATTTAGAAAACAAGAACTTATTTTTGAAATTTTAAAAACACAAACAAAGCAGGGTGGGTTTATTTTATTTACTGGAATTTTGGAAATTACAAGTGAAGGATATGGCTTTTTAAGAGGAATTGATGCAAATTTAAGCGATAGCGTAAATGATGCGTATGTAAGCCTTAGCCAAATTAGAAAATTTGCTCTTCGTGTTGGGGATATCGTAACAGGTCAGGTTAGAGAGCCAAAAGATCAAGAGAAATATTATGCACTTCTAAAAATAGAAGCGATAAACTATAAAACAATAGCAGAAGCTAGACAAAGACCACTCTTTGATAACTTAACCCCACTTTTTCCTACAAAGCAGCTCAAACTTGAATATGATGCAATGAAACTAACTGGAAGAGTGCTTGATCTTTTTACTCCAATTGGCAAAGGTCAAAGAGGACTTATAGTAGCTCCTCCAAAAAGTGGTAAAACTGAACTTATGAAAGAACTAGCTCATGGAATTGCTAAAAATCATCCTGAGGTTGAGCTTTTGGTGTTGTTAGTTGATGAAAGACCAGAAGAAGTTACTGATATGCAACGCTCAGTAAAAGGCGAAGTATTTAGCTCAACATTTGATGAACCGGCAATAAATCACGTAAGAGTTAGTGAGCTTGTTATAGAAAAGGCTAAAAGAGCTGTTGAAATGGGAAAAGATGTTGTAATTTTACTTGATAGCATAACTCGTCTTGCAAGAGCTTATAACACAGTTACTCCAAGTAGTGGAAAAGTATTAAGTGGTGGTGTTGATGCAAACGCACTTCACAAACCAAAAAGATTTTTTGGAGCAGCTAGAAACATAGAAGAGGGCGGAAGTCTTACAATAGTAGCAACTGCTTTAATTGATACTGGTTCAAAAATGGATGAGGTTATATTTGAAGAGTTTAAAGGAACTGGAAATAGTGAAATTTTACTTGATAGAAATATAAGCGAAAGAAGAATTTACCCAGCAATTAACATCTTAAAATCAAGCACTAGAAAAGAAGAACTTTTACAAACTCCTGATATGCTTCAAAAAGTTTGGGCTTTGCGTTCAGCAATTGGAACAATGGATGATGTAGAGGCACTTAAATTTCTATATTCAAAAATGCTTACAACTAAAAACAATGAAGAGCTTTTATCTATAATGAATGAGTAAAAAAAGGAATTTGAAGTGAAAAAAGTTTTATTTTTAATGTTTGTTTTGTTAAATTTTGTTTTGGCTGATGGTTTTGTAACAGTTTATGGAAACTCAAATTTAACTCTTTCGCCAAATAGAGCAGTTTTAAATTTAGATATCTACTCAGATGGTGGAAATTTGCTAAGTGTAAAAGAAAAAAATGATAAAATCACAAAAAAAACTAATGATTTATTAAAAGAACAAAACATTTCAAAAAGCAGCATTCAAATACAAAGAGCTTTTATAAGCTCACGAGATAAATATAGCAAAAATGGCGAAGTTGCCGGCAAAATTTACTCTGTATCTAAAAATGCAAGAATTAGTATAAATGATATAAATAAAACTCACTCGCTAATAGATGCATTGATAAGTGCAGGAATTTCAAATATCAATATAAGTTATGAAAACAATGAGATAAAAACCTATGAAAATAAAGCTTTAAAAGAAGCTTTAAATTTGGCTATGCAAAAGGCTTTAAAGCTAGCCGAAGCTTCAAATAAAGAATTAGGTGAAATTATAGAAGTTGAAGAGCTTGGTGCAAATTCGCAAAACTATTTTATGAATGCAAAAAGTCTAAATGCTGCTGATAGTTTTGGAAATTTAGATGGTGTAATCTCAGTTGGCGCTAGTGTAAAAGTTAAATTTAACTTAAAGTAAAATACATGTATCAAGTTTTATCTTTAAAGTATCGTCCTAAAAATTTTGATGAGCTTATAGGTCAAGAAGCAGTTTCAAGAAGTCTTTCAAATGCACTTGATAGTAAGCGTTTGGCAAATGCTTATCTTTTTAGCGGGCTTAGAGGAAGTGGAAAAACAAGTAGTGCTAGAATTTTAGCAAAATCTATGCTTTGTAAAAATGGTCCTACAAGTCATCCTTGTGAAGTTTGCGATAGTTGTAAAATGGCAAATGAAAACGCTCATATTGACATTATAGAAATGGATGCAGCAAGTAGAAGAAAAATAGACGATATTAGAGAGCTTATTGAGCGCACAAAAACATACCCATCAATTTCACGCTATAAAGTATTTATCATTGATGAGGTACATATGCTTACAAAAGAGGCATTTAATGCGTTTCTAAAGACTTTGGAAGAGCCACTTGAGCATATTAAATTTATTCTTGCTACAACTGATCCATTAAAACTTCCAGCTACGATTTTATCAAGGACTCAGCATTTTAGATTTAAGCCAATTCCTCAAAATTTAGTGATAAATCATCTAGCAAATATTTTAAATAAAGAAAATATCACTTTTGAGGATGAGGCTTTGAAAATAATTGCAAGAAGTGGGGAAGGCTCTTTAAGAGATAGTATAACCTTACTTGATCAAAGTATAAGCTTTACAAATGGTAGTGTTAATGCAAAAGAAGTTGCTTCTATGCTTGGGCTTGTAGATCCTGTAAAAATAGATGAAATTCTAAACATTGTCTTAAAAAGAGATAGGGAAGGTGTTGTAAGCATACTTGATGAGCTAAGTAGTTATGAGGCAGATTCGATAATTGATCAGCTTACCTTAAATTTAAAAGATAAATTTTTAAGCAAAGATCCAAAATTTAATGTTTTTATGTACGAGAGGTTTTTTAGAGTTTTAAGTGAAGCTAAAACTATGCTAAACATGGGAAGTGATAATGGATTTACCATGGCCATGACTTTGTTTTTAATGATAGAGTCAATGGGTTTAAAAAGCATAGATGATATTATGAATGAAGTTTCAAACAAAGAACAAGACAATATTTTAAAAGACTCAAAAAATTTAGAAAAAGATAAAAAAGACTTAATATCAGAAATAAAAACAACAAAAACCCCATATGATGAGTATTTGGCAAATATCTATGATAGAAACTATGAGCTTGGTGAATGCTTTAAAAGAAGCGTTAAATTTAATGATTTTAAAGATAATACTTTATTCATAACATCGTTTGGTGATGAGTCTGATAGTGAGTTTTTAAGAAAATCATCAAAAGTTATAATGGAAATTTTAAGAAAAACCTTTAATAAAGATAGTAGAATAAAAATTTCTAAGTTAGAAAATGAGCAAAACTTACAAAATAAAGATTCTAAAACTATAAATCAAAATTCTAATACAGCCGCGGAAAGTTTTAATAAAGATTTGTCTATAAAAAAAGAGGATAATTTAAATAAAAATTATTATAAAACACAAAACTTAGAAAATAAAGACTTGCAGAGGAATAACGATAGCTTTAATAATTCAAACCTTGATGATGAGTTTAATAAAGATCTTGCAAATTTAAAAAAATTTAGTAAATTAAAAAATAGTTTGAACTCGCAAAATTTAGAAGAAAAAAATAAATCTTTATTGAATGAACTAAAAAATTCAAATAACTTTAAAGAAGATAAAGAGACTAAAAATTTAAAAGAGTTAACTAGACTTTTTGGAGATCCTAAGGTTGAGGAAAATTAAAATATTTTCCATAAATAGCTAAATAATTAAATAAAAATTACTATTATACAGTTTAAAAATCAGATACAAATGTTTAAATGTCCAGCGTAACACAAAGCACTAGTTTGAGTGAGAATTAATAAATTTTCAGATAGACAAAACAGTTAAAGTAAAATTATAAAACATTAAATTTAAGCTTTTATAATAGAAACTTATTTTAGATAAGTTCCTTGGTTTGTTGGATTTCTTGAAATATTGGTATTTTCCATAGCTTTATTTTTAAATATAAAATCATCCTCGCCTTTTAAATAAGCTATGATATAACCTAGCTCCTCGCTTGATGTTGAGGCAGCGATTGGTTGCATTATAACTCTTCCAGCTTTTCCATGGCTAGAATCACTATAGTATGCTTGAAATGAGTAATAAATCTCTTTTCCACTCATTTTAGATAGTTTTTTTGCTCCAGCGTAAGATCTTCTATCACCTTTTTCACCATGGCATTCAAGGCATTTTTTATCATATATTTTTTTACCTTGCTCAGTGGAATAATCAATGTTTTTATTAATCCCAATACCTAAAAATCTACTATCGCCAACATTTGGAGTGGTATTATAGACATTAACTTCAACGCCTTCATCTTTAGAATGTTTTTCAACTAAAGCTTTTAATTCTTTTGCAAACTCACCTTTTGCTTCAAATATATAGGTTTCATCACTTGCTTCACAAAAAGAGATAAAAAGACATGCTAAAAATGAAAGTTTAAGTAGTTTTTTCATAGATTTTCCTAAAATTTAAGTTAAGAATTTATAAAAAGTGAGAGCTTTAAGCTCTCACTTGGATAAGAAAGATTAGAATGAATATTTAGCCTCAAATCTAACTTTATCATTTTTATCATCACCCTGTTTTACATGTGAATACCATGTTTGGAATTTAAGTTTATCTGAGTGAGCGTATTCAATTCTACCAACAACCTCTTTCATGTCTGTTTTTTCGTCAACGACTTTATTTTTACCATCAAGATAGTCAGCACCGATTCTTAGGCCAGTATCTGGGATAGTATATCCAGCTGTTACAAACCAGTAGTGATTTTTGCCTTCAAATAGAGTATAGTCAAATAGTTCTTCACCTGGTTTTATAAATTTACCACTATCTTCAAAAGATACTAAAGATACTTTATCTTTATCTGTTGAGAAATCAACATATCCAGCTGATAAATCTGCACCAAATAGTTTTGTTCCAAGCTCAGCACCATAAAAATCCGCATCATCAACAGCAGGTACATCTCTTTTGAAAGAGCTATCAAAATCAGAGAAACCATATTGTAATTTTGCATTAAGATTTACATCATCACTAACATCAAATGAGAAAGCAAATTCAACCGCAAAAAGATCAGTTACATCTTCAAGTATAGCATACCATACCTGGAAACTTACTGGGTCATAACTACCAAGAGCTGCAACACCATAAAGATTGTGATCAGTTGTATTTTTTCCAGTGCTATCTTTTATTAGTTTACTAACGTCTTCATCATCAAATGTTTTAATATCACTATCATTTTCCAAAGCATCCATCCATAAAGCAGCAAGAGTTAAGCCCTCAATATCGCTATTTAGAACTTTTATACCATCACCAAACATATCATCTGTGAAGAATGCTCCAACATCTTGACGACCAACTTGAACAACAGTATTGCCTACCGCATATCCAAAGTATGCTCTATTTAAATCAAATCCTTTCTGATTTATTTTTTTCCCACTTCTTGACTCTGCTCTATCAGTATCATTGTATCTTATGCCTGCAACTGCAAAGAAGTTATCGTCAATTTTTGTTTTTAGATTAAGAGTGCTTTTAAAATTCCAATTACCATTTCCATCTTTGTTTTTATCAGCATCTTTATGACTATCGTGAGTATATCTCATTCTTAGCATTCCACTTGCATCTACATCTTTAATAACTTCATCTAGTGGAGCAGCTGAAGCAGTAGTAGCCATAATACCTGTTGCCATTGCGGCGATTAAACTAAGTTTAACTAGTTTCATTTAGAACTCCTTTTTTCAATTAAAATAAATTGTTAGGTGTAATAGTAGCATAAAAATTTGAAATATTTGCTTAAAGTTATTTTAAATTTGCCATTTTGTAGCTATTTTGTTGCTAAGTGTTAACCAAAGAGCCTAAAAAACAAGGTTTTGGTAAATAAAAACTTCTAAGAAAATTTTTCTTAGAAGTCAAAGGAAGTTCAAATATGATTTTATTACTTAAATAAAATTATATTTAAAATAGGTAAATACTTGGCAATAATAAATTTTATTAATTTTAAATTTTTATATGATTGCCTATACAATAAGTTAAAATTTATTAGTTTAAAATTATACACTTAAAACACTAAGTATTTAAAATAATTTTGAATGTTTTCCTATATCGATAGCTTCTAAAATCAAAATATCATAATCTTTTTTATATATTAAAACTAAATCTGGCATTATATGGCAATCTCTAAAATTTTTTAGTTTTCCTTTTAACTGGTGGTCTTTATATTTTTTATCTAAAGTTTCATCTTTTGCTAGTTTTTCTAATAAATTTATTATCAAATCTTTTTGTTGCGCGGTTAATTTTTTAAAAGATGTTTTAAAATTTTTAGAGTAGATGATTTTATATTTCATCAAGTGAGGCTCTTAAATCTTTTATATTATCGTAAGCTTTTATATTTCCAGCTTTATAGTCTTTAATGGTTTTTTTATGGATAGAGAGAATTTTATCTTCATAGGAGATTTGTTTTATTTCAACTTTTGGGTAAAGTTTTGCAATAGCTTTTAAGGCATTTAAAAAAGCTTCATCACCATTTTTTATAACTATATCCATAAATTCTCCTTTTTTACGTATTATATCAAAATTTTTTTACTTTCCAGCTAGCTTAAAAAGCTCATTTTTAATCTTTTCTTTTGCCGCATCAAGTTCTAAATTTTCTACGCTAAAAGGCTTGCTTAGACTATAATATATAGTTGAAAACGGTTTTGGAAGTATCATCTCATCCCAGCTTTTAAACTGCCAAAATCTACTAGCTTCATAATTAAGGGCATAAATTTCAAGGTGCTGTTTTTGAGCTATAATGACCGCGCCATCGGCAACACTGTATTTTGGACCTCTTGGTCCATCTGGAGTTATGATAACATCAATTCCATTTCTTATCTCTTTAAAAGCATTTATTAAAGCTCTTGCCCCGCCTTTTGAACTACTTCCTCTAATAGCACCAATTCCAAATTTTGATATTATTTGAGTGATAATCTCACCATCTTTATGATCTGAAATGATAACTTTGCCTTGCTTTTTTTTATTAAAGGCTTTACTCCACCAATGCCTATAAGCAAAGCTCATCATAGCAAGTCTTCCATGCCAAAAAACAACTACGCAAGGTTTTGAGGGCAAATTTGTAGGAGTAAATTTTTTTTTGCAAGTTAGATAGATTATCCAAATAACAAGATAAGCTATCCATTTAATAAAAAAAAGCTTAAGAGATGATTTCGCCATCTAAAGCCATTCTTTTAGCAGATTTAATCAAAACTTTTTTTGTTTTACCTAAAAGCTCTTCCGTGCCATTAGCTAAAACATTAAAATTTGAAAAACTTCTACCACTTACTTGCATGTTTGGGCGAAGCTCTTCAAAATACACATCAAATGTTTTTCCAACTTGATTTTGCATTATTTTATCTAAAATTTCATTTTGTCTATTTTGTAAAAAAGTCAGTCTTTTGCTAGCTATTTCATCATCAATTAGAGGTAAATTAGCAGCTGGAGTTAAGGGGCGAGGACTAAATTTAAATGAAAAAATTTGCTCAAATTTGACTTCATTTACAACTTCCATTGTATCATTAAAGTCTGCATCGCTTTCACCAGGATATGCCACAATTATATCGGTGCTTATATTAACTTCAGGGCACATTTTTCTTAGTTTTAAAGCCCTATTTAAAAACCACTCTTTTGTATATCCTCTTTTCATCGCCTTTAAAATAGCACTTGATCCACTTTGTAAAGGCATGTGCATTGACTTGCATATTTTATCATTATTTGTAAAAACATCTAAAAATTTATCATCCATGTGAAGTGGATGTGGGCTTGTAAAGCGAATTCTCTCAATTCCCTTAAATTCGCTAATTTTTACTAACAAATCACCAAAATCAATCTTTTCATGAAAGCTTGAAAATCTTTTTCCATAATTATTTACATTTTGTCCAAGTAAAAATACCTCTTTTGTGCCATTGTTTGCAACTTTTTCTATCTCATTTAAGATTAAATTTAAAGGTATTGAAATTTCATCGCCTCTAGTTTGTGGAACGATGCAATAGGTGCATTTTTTATCACATCCTATCATTATATTAATGTAAGCTTTATAAGGACTACTTCTAAACTCACCAAAGGCATACCCGCTATCATCATAATTAATATCTGTGCTTATAAATTTTGGAGAATTTATAGCTTTTGTAATTTTGGATGTATTTCTAGCTCCTAAAACAAAATCAACATACGGAGCTCTTTTAAAAATTTCTTTGCCTAAGTGACTTGCAGTACAGCCTAAAACTCCAATTTTAGCTCCATCTTTTTTTACTTTTTCATATCCTCCAACTTCGCTAAAAAGCTTATGAACAGGCTTTTCTCTAACTGAGCAAGTATTTATAAGTATTAAGTCCGCTTTTGAGATATCATCTGTTAAAATATAATCATCTTCTTTTTTAAGTTCTGCGATGATATGTTCAGAGTCTCTGACATTCATCGCACAACCTAGAGTTTGAATAAAGAGTAATTTACTCAAAGTATATGAACCTCATACATAAATTCATTCTCATCAAGACCATACTTTACAGTTCTTAGATACGCACTCATATTTTTTTTCTTAAAATGCTCTATTAAAGCGATTAAGTCTTTGTGTTGGTTTTCTCTATCAAAATAAAATATCCTTTGACCTGTTTTGGCGACTTCTTTTTCAATATCACTTAAAGATATATTATTAGGAGCTTTGCTTAGCTCGCTTCTTGCTATTTTTAACTCCATTTTAACTCCTTTTACTTTTTGCCTTTACTATTTTGAATTTGTGAGTATATCAAATTTTATGTAAAATTTCGTTTAAACAAAACAAAAGAGTAAAAATAGTATAATTACAATCCTTTCAAATTTAAATCAAAAAAATATCAGTGTTAAAAAAGGAAAAATATGGAAAAAATAGGCGATATAATCGAATCAATCGCAAATGAAAAAAATTTAGAGATAAAAGATGTAAAAGAAACAGTTCAAACTGCATTTATAAATACAGCTAAAAGAATGTTTGGAGAAAACTACGAATATGACGCTGTTTTTAACGAAACTTCTAAAAAAATAGATCTTTTTCAAAAAATTTTAATAGTAGCAGATAGTGAGTATAAAGGCGACTCACACACTGTTTCATTAAGTGAAGCTAAAAAGATAGATAATAGTGCTGAAGTAGGCGATGAGCTAAGCTCACAAATAGATATAGAAAATTATGGCCGCACTGCATCTGCAAATTTAGCAAAAGAGCTAAATTATCATATAGAAAAGCTTTTAGAAGAAAAAGCTTATGAAAAATATAGTCAAAAAGTAGATAGTTTAATTTTTGGGAATGTTGTTTTTATAGATGATGAGGAAACTACTTATATAGAATTTGATGATTTAAGAGCTTTTATGCCTAGAAAAAACAGAATAAAAGATGAAAAATTTAAAGTAGGTGATGTTGTAAGAGCAGTTATAAGAAAAGTTTTTATAGATAAAAAAAGAGGCGTTAGAATTGAAATTTCAAGAACAAGTCCGAAATTTTTAGAAGCACTTCTAAAATCACAAGTTCCAGAAATTCAAGATGGAAGCGTTATAGTAAAAGCAAGTGCAAGAATTCCAGGACGAAGAGCAAAAGTAGCGCTATCTTCTATCTCTCCAAATATCGATCCAATAGGCGCAACAGTTGGCGTAAAAGGTGTAAGAATAGATGCAGTAAGCAAAGAGATAAAAAATGAAAATATTGATGTTATAGAGTATTCAGCCCAGCCTGAAATAATGCTCTCTCGTGCTATGGCACCTGCGATAATTAGCTCAGTTAGAATAGATGGCAATAAAGCAATGGTTCATTTAAACAGCGATCAAAAAAGTAAAGCTATAGGAAAAGATGGTATTAATATCCGCCTAGCTTCAATGATAACAGGACTCGAAATTCAGCTTGTTGAAAATGGCAAACAAATAGCTGATGATAGCAAAGACCTAGTAAAAGATCTAAAATCACTTTTTGGATAAATAATAAATTTATAAAATTTAAAAGCTGAAATTTAAAAATTTTAGCTTTTATTGTGTGGATTTTAGCTTATTTGCAAATTTATTGGCTTTAGTAAACCTATCCATATATTATTATCACCAAACATACTCAAACTATTTTTTATAAAAAAGAGATTTTAGCACTTGAAAAATTTATGAATTTTTAGAAATTTTAGTAAATTTCAAATAAATAAAAAATTTTAAAATACCATATTTAGGAGCTTTTAGATTAAAATTTGCATTTAAGATAAAAATCTGTTATAATTCTTTCAACATTTTACATAAGGGTATGTAAAGTGAAATAAAAATTAAGGAGAAAGCCATGAAAAAAGGTTTTACAATGATTGAGTTGATCTTCGTGATCGTAATTTTAGGTATTTTAGCAGCAGTTGCTATCCCAAGACTAGCAGCTACAAGAGATGACGCAGAGATTTCAAAAGTTGCTTCTAATGTTGCAACAGCAGTTAGTGATTTAACAGCAGCATATACAGCACATGCAGATGGATTTGGAACTAGAACAATAGATCAAATGACAAATACAACATCTAGTGGCAATGTTCAAGCAAAAGGTCAAAACTGTGTTGCAATAACAATAGATAATGCTGCTGGAACTATAACAGTAGGAACTCCAGAAGGTTGTGGAAGCGACGCAGTTGTTACTGGCTTAACAACTGCACTTAATAAATCAAAACTTATTGGAACCCATCAAGTTGGTGGTAACTCTGTACAGTTCTAATTTTAGCTTACGATAAGCTTTTAGCCCTGAGTATATCTCGGGGCTTTTTTAAATTCTGCTCTTTCTTTATAAACAATCAAACATGTTTATTAATCTATCTTTATTTTTCTTTTCACAAAAAACTATCAAATAATCTTTTTAAAATTTTGTTAAATTTATAAAATTTTAATCTCTTTATAACTTAACTCAAATTTCATCTAAAAAGTTTAAATTTACTTAAATATAATCAATTTTAATTTAAAGTTAAGATATTTTTGGCTAAACTAACTTAAATAAATTTTAAGTTTAAAAAGGAATTTTGGATGAAAATTAGTGCTAGAAATGTGCTTAAATGTAAAGTAGAGAGTTTAACTCTTGGAGCTGTTAATGAAGAAGTTGTTTTAAAACTATCAAATGGTGCAAAAATAACATCTATCATCACAAAAAATTCAGCTTTAAATCTAAATCTAAAATTAGGCGATGAAGTTTTTGCCATTATTAAATCTAGCTCGATAATGTTTGGTTTGGGTGAGCTTAAAATCAGTGCTAGAAATGTATTAAATGGAAAAATTGTTTCAATTAAAAAAGGCGAAGTTAATGCAGAGGTTTGCCTTGATTTGGGTGATGGCGAGATAATTACAGGAATTATTACTTTAAACTCAGTTAAAAAACTTGATTTAAAAGTAGGCAATGAGGCAAGTGCTGTTATAAAATCAAGCGAAGTTATGGTTGGTGTGGAGTAAAATATAACCGGTTTGTTTGTTAATTTTGCAAAGTTACTTATAAATTTAAATATCTAATAAAAAAGGATAGAGATGAAAAAATTTTTAGCGTTAGCTTTTAGTATTTGTGTTTTAAGTGCAGCTGAGATTAAAATAGCTGCTGCGGCAAATATCGGCTATGTTTTTGAAGAGCTAAAAACAGAGTTTTTAAAAGATAGAAAAGGCGATAATGTTGTAGCAGATCTTGGAAGTAGTGGTCAGCTTAGTGCAAAAATTCAAGCAGGTGCAGACTATGCTATTTTTATGGCGGCAAATATGAAATTTGCAAATGACTTAAACGAAAAAGGTTTTAGTGCAAGTGGCCAAGCGGTTCCTTACACAAGAGGTGTTTTAGTTGCATTTAGCGATAAAAAAAGAGATTTAAGCGATGTTATGAATCTTTTAAAAGATAAAAGTATAGAAAAAATCTCAGTTGGCAATAAAAAAACCGCACCTTATGGAATTGCAGCAAAAGAAGCATTTGAAAATGCTAGAATTTATAATGATATAGAGAAAAAACTTGTCTATGCGCAAAGTATATCAGGTGTTATGCCACATGTTATTTCAGGTGCAGCTGATATTGGCTTCATCCCAAAATCAGGCTTGGTGGGAAAAGATGAGTATAAAAAAGATGAAAATTTTGTAGAAGTTGATAGAGCACTTTATACACCACTTGATCAAGGTATGATTTTATTAAAAGGACATGAAAGCGATAAGTTGGCAAAAGAGTTTTTTGAGTTTATTCAAAGCGATAGAGCAAAAGCTATATTTGCCGAGTTTGGCTACGAATATGAATAAAATAAAAGCAAAAGTTACCAAGATAAAAGAGTGTGGGGATTTATCCCACCTCTTTTTAGATACTTGCATAGGAAGTCTTAGTCTTGTAATGTTAAGCGCTGATTTTGATATAGGTGATGAGATTGAGATAGGTTTTAAAGAAAGTGTTGTTGCAGTTTTAGTTGGTAAATGTGATACTTTAAGCTATTCAAATCAAATAAAAGTAACTATAAATTTGGTTGAAATAGGTGAAATTTTAACTAAAATTTGTGGCATTTACAAAAGTAGCAATGTTGAAATAATAAGTTTAATAACTACAAACTCAGCTAAAAGACTAAATTTAAAAAGTGGCGATGAGGCTACATTTTTAGTAAAAGCAACAGATATGTTTGTGGTGTGAGCTAATGAAATTTAAAAGTATAAATTTAAGGATAAAATTATGCAAGGGTTAGATTTTACTCCTTTTATAGTTTCTTTAAAATTAGCTTTCATCACAACCATAGTGCTTTTTTTCGTGGTTCTTCCTTTTGCTTGGAATTTAAGCCAAAGTAAAAGTAAATTTAAACCACTTATTCAAAGTATTTGTGCGTTGCCACTAGTTTTGCCACCTACGGTTATGGGCTTTTACATCCTCTTTGCATTTTCAAAAAATTCCCTCATAGGTGGCTTTTTATATGAGCATTTTGGAATTCAGTTAGTTTTTACTTTTTGGGGACTTGTTTTTGCAAGTTGTATTTATTCACTTCCTTTTATGTTTCA from Campylobacter ureolyticus includes:
- the modA gene encoding molybdate ABC transporter substrate-binding protein; translated protein: MKKFLALAFSICVLSAAEIKIAAAANIGYVFEELKTEFLKDRKGDNVVADLGSSGQLSAKIQAGADYAIFMAANMKFANDLNEKGFSASGQAVPYTRGVLVAFSDKKRDLSDVMNLLKDKSIEKISVGNKKTAPYGIAAKEAFENARIYNDIEKKLVYAQSISGVMPHVISGAADIGFIPKSGLVGKDEYKKDENFVEVDRALYTPLDQGMILLKGHESDKLAKEFFEFIQSDRAKAIFAEFGYEYE
- a CDS encoding lysophospholipid acyltransferase family protein; its protein translation is MAKSSLKLFFIKWIAYLVIWIIYLTCKKKFTPTNLPSKPCVVVFWHGRLAMMSFAYRHWWSKAFNKKKQGKVIISDHKDGEIITQIISKFGIGAIRGSSSKGGARALINAFKEIRNGIDVIITPDGPRGPKYSVADGAVIIAQKQHLEIYALNYEASRFWQFKSWDEMILPKPFSTIYYSLSKPFSVENLELDAAKEKIKNELFKLAGK
- the miaB gene encoding tRNA (N6-isopentenyl adenosine(37)-C2)-methylthiotransferase MiaB; protein product: MSKLLFIQTLGCAMNVRDSEHIIAELKKEDDYILTDDISKADLILINTCSVREKPVHKLFSEVGGYEKVKKDGAKIGVLGCTASHLGKEIFKRAPYVDFVLGARNTSKITKAINSPKFISTDINYDDSGYAFGEFRSSPYKAYINIMIGCDKKCTYCIVPQTRGDEISIPLNLILNEIEKVANNGTKEVFLLGQNVNNYGKRFSSFHEKIDFGDLLVKISEFKGIERIRFTSPHPLHMDDKFLDVFTNNDKICKSMHMPLQSGSSAILKAMKRGYTKEWFLNRALKLRKMCPEVNISTDIIVAYPGESDADFNDTMEVVNEVKFEQIFSFKFSPRPLTPAANLPLIDDEIASKRLTFLQNRQNEILDKIMQNQVGKTFDVYFEELRPNMQVSGRSFSNFNVLANGTEELLGKTKKVLIKSAKRMALDGEIIS
- the nusA gene encoding transcription termination factor NusA; translation: MEKIGDIIESIANEKNLEIKDVKETVQTAFINTAKRMFGENYEYDAVFNETSKKIDLFQKILIVADSEYKGDSHTVSLSEAKKIDNSAEVGDELSSQIDIENYGRTASANLAKELNYHIEKLLEEKAYEKYSQKVDSLIFGNVVFIDDEETTYIEFDDLRAFMPRKNRIKDEKFKVGDVVRAVIRKVFIDKKRGVRIEISRTSPKFLEALLKSQVPEIQDGSVIVKASARIPGRRAKVALSSISPNIDPIGATVGVKGVRIDAVSKEIKNENIDVIEYSAQPEIMLSRAMAPAIISSVRIDGNKAMVHLNSDQKSKAIGKDGINIRLASMITGLEIQLVENGKQIADDSKDLVKDLKSLFG
- a CDS encoding TOBE domain-containing protein, with product MKISARNVLKCKVESLTLGAVNEEVVLKLSNGAKITSIITKNSALNLNLKLGDEVFAIIKSSSIMFGLGELKISARNVLNGKIVSIKKGEVNAEVCLDLGDGEIITGIITLNSVKKLDLKVGNEASAVIKSSEVMVGVE
- a CDS encoding TOBE domain-containing protein translates to MNKIKAKVTKIKECGDLSHLFLDTCIGSLSLVMLSADFDIGDEIEIGFKESVVAVLVGKCDTLSYSNQIKVTINLVEIGEILTKICGIYKSSNVEIISLITTNSAKRLNLKSGDEATFLVKATDMFVV
- a CDS encoding HP0268 family nuclease, with product MELKIARSELSKAPNNISLSDIEKEVAKTGQRIFYFDRENQHKDLIALIEHFKKKNMSAYLRTVKYGLDENEFMYEVHIL
- a CDS encoding type II secretion system protein, with product MKKGFTMIELIFVIVILGILAAVAIPRLAATRDDAEISKVASNVATAVSDLTAAYTAHADGFGTRTIDQMTNTTSSGNVQAKGQNCVAITIDNAAGTITVGTPEGCGSDAVVTGLTTALNKSKLIGTHQVGGNSVQF